From Erigeron canadensis isolate Cc75 chromosome 5, C_canadensis_v1, whole genome shotgun sequence:
TCCTGAGATTCCAAAGTCCGTAGTTCCAGAGATACCAAAAGCTACTGTTCCAGAGATTCCTAAGCCTACGTTCCCAGAGTTTCCAAAGCCTACAATTCCAGAGCTACCAAAGCCCATCATTCCCGAGTTACCAAAAGAATTCCCCTCTGTGCCGCACCcttgaaaatttaattttcttttgtgAATGAGGATTTCTCATACCATTACAATTACAATCTTCATCATTTCATTGTGTTTGAGGAAgattatatgattatttatgtgttttcCTTTTGTATAAATTCTCGTTGTGAGTTAATTCATGTTTCTgaattgttatttatatataccaCAGAGTTTTATTGAATCAGAGCGATGTTATGTGTTGTGGGACTAGTGGTATCAAAGGAATAAATGTCTACTAAATTACTAACCAACTATTTCCAATCAGCCAATCTTATTTCTTGCCACTAACACATAATATCTCATAAGCGGAAATTTAGAAATTGTGATAAACTTTGATGCATTCAAAATACTCACAGAGACAATTAATCCTCATTATCTCAGAAATATGATATTGTTACCGCATTATGCTTTAATTGCCTTTATTAGTTGGGGCTCTGTACATCTCACCAGAGAACCGAGTTTGCTGAAAGTTGAAGCCATTGATCAAACTGATCTCTAACTTGTTTGCATTACTTAGTTACCTATGTAAATAACTTGAAGCTATTTTAATTAGTGACTAGAAATGTACGGTGGGttattttttccaaaaaaaatcagATGTTCCTGCATACGGTCGCCGGTTTTAGATGGGCTAAacgttagtatatatattaaaatttcgtgtttgttactattattattattatatttaataaacgCAAATGATTATACGAATTTAATACCTTACGAGAcaaagtatccgcgcgttgcggcggtaagatggtgggggtgataagtcatGTAAGGCTACAATTAACTGGAcagttcatgaaccgttcgGCGGGAAGTTTATTCGTGTTTGTTCATTTAGTTAAACGAACCAACATGAACAAAGTTCTCATTCGTTCATGAACGTTCGATAATTTATTCGTGAAcgttcgttcgtttatgttcatgaaaTGTCGTTCGTAAAAAATAGTTCGTTTATGTTTGTGAACAGTAGTTCGTTATATttgtttgcatatatatatatacacaatcaactataatataaaaaatagtttaaatatgaatatatataatatattatactgATACCTagttatttgaaagaaaaatttaaataaaagcacttaaattataaatatttcctTGTTTGTGTTCGTTATGAACAAGTCATTATGTTCATCAATTTGTTCGTAAACCATTCGTTAAGATAAACAAATGAACATAAACAAGGTCCCGTTCGTGTTCCTTCAACAGTTTCTCATACatgcataaaataaaattaattttctcACGTTGTCCGacttcttaatatatatatccattggCAAGATCATAAtaatactagctagctagtttgtAACACAAAAAGATGATAACAATACTAGTTGTAACTATATTCTCTTGATATTTTGATGTGAAGACGAAATGAAGCCTCATTAGGATGGCTTGAGTGCTAACCCAATGAATGGCGACTAATACGCACGCGAATGCAGGGGTGGCCTAATTAACCTCGCCATGCGACTTCGTTCATAAAAGAAAACTCTAGAGAGGTGGAAACCAGGATTTGAAACTCCCGTCTCATGAGTAAAACTTGATGCCTCACCAGTATATGTGTGGGTCATTCACATGAgtaacattaaaatattttttcatgtAATATTGGTAATTATAATTGTTATAGTACAAACACCatgacttaaattttttttttttttttttggtttatataaGAATATAGGATAGGATAGGAAATATATACTGTTAGCTGAAAACCaaagaaaagaaacaacatTGTTAGTTAAACAATATCGTTAATTAAACACCATCATTTACACCTCAACAAATAGATTCCACTTAGTTATTAAGCAAATAAAAATTGACAGTAATTTAATACCCTTATATATACGGAAGTCAAACATACTAGAATAAGATGCATTTATTATAGGTAAGAAGTTGAACAAAAAAATACCTATTACGTATAAGTCTAAACCAACTCATCTATGTACACCCAACCCCTCTTCTTCACATCTCACATTTCTCCTATAAAATCTTGATTGCAAAACGCAAATTCTCAATCCAACTCAACACTGCTTAATTGATTCTTGTTTTTCTACTTCAGTAGTTATCCAGAATCAGCAACATCAATGGGTCGTTTCCTCCTCACTTCGTTTTTCTTGATACTAGTTTCTGTCACTTTAGCATCATTTATTGGCGGGATGAACGTTGCTCAGGCACGTAAGCTTTTGGAGACACCTGATGAGCTTCCAAAGCCCACAATTCCCGAGCTTCCCAAACCCACATTTCCTGAGATTCCAAAGCCTACACTTCCCGAAATCCCAAAGCCTACACTTCCTGAGATTCCAAAACCTTTAATTCCTGAGGTTCCAAAACCGACGGTTCCTGAGATACCGAAACCTGCAGTTCCCGAAATTCCTAAGCCTACTATTCCCGAGATTCCAAAGCCTACACTTCCTGAACTTCCAAAACCCACAGTTCCTGAGATTCCAAAGTCCACACTTCCTGAAGTTCCAAAGCCCACCGTTCCTGAGATTCCAAAACCCACACTTCCTGAGATTCCGAAGCCCACTGTTCCAGAGGTTCCAAAGCCCACAGTTCCCGAGGCTACGAAACCAGTACTTCCTGAGGTACCTAAGCCAATAGTTCCCGAGGGGCCGAAGCCTACACTTCCAGAACTTCCAAAGCCCACACTTCCCGAGTTACCAAAGCCTGAATTACCAACACTACCTAAGCCTACAGTGCCAACCATTCCTGAACTTCCAAAAGAATTCCCTTTGCTACCGCATCCTTGAAAACATGCTCTTCTTACATGTCTTTTATGTTTTCACAACAATCTTTATAACTACTAgaattttcatcatttcattgTATTCCAAGAAGATAGAAggattatatatgtaattttcttTGTATAATATGTGATTTATCAATTAATTCGTGTATCAGATATctcattgatatatatatatatataatcaaatgagaatcaaattaaaatgagaacacttaaaactacattttgatgcattaaaagtccataaaactaacatagtgcataactaattatcattatttaagtgtttaacaatacattgatccgtcaaaatctaaaaaatcacgttttttgttggatgcatcattttgatgaatatggatgcaaaaaacaaaaaacgtgattttttcgattttaacggattaatgtgttgttaaacacttaaataataataattagttaagcactatgttagttttatggacttttaatgcatcaaaatgatgtttttaagtgttctcaccgttcttattttaaaagtgttcttacCGAAGTGTTACCCTGTATATAtaagtgttcttattttaaaagtgttcttaaataatgataattagagagagagagaggtatgtttgtgtgtgtgttcatGGAAGAGAATTAGAGAGAGAAAGGTAGATAAGAAATGGAGGGTGGGAGGAAATAAAATCTGAGATAAAGGGGGTGTTGGAGGCAATTTTAGATTCCAGCACTTAGACTAATACTCTATGAATCAGTCTCACTCTGTCTATTTAGACTAATACTCTACGAATTAGTCTCATTCTGTTTATTAGACTATAACCCCGAGAATCACAAACACGAGTTATACACATGAATGAAGAATCCAAAAAGGAAAAGGCAGATGTTATATACATAATTAACGAAAGTCAGTGGGTCCAACACCACGAGCGTTACAATTAACCACatagtcaacgaaagtcaaacatagtcaaataggtcaaaattcacgaatgttatatatatatatgctacaGATAGTTAAAATTTTGAATCTTTGGTTAGTTTCTCAAATCAGATTGGATTTTGGTTGTTCAGCGTAGTACAAATTATTGATTTGCATTCACCATGTTTAACCTTTAGGCTTTAGCTATGTGCTTGGTCATATAGAAAGCAATTCATGGGTATAGAGCTCTGATAAACCATTTAAAGAAAATGTGGCTCATTTTACATGGAAATTAAAAGCAATGTGTGGCTCTGCAAGTCTGTGCGCATATTTGTTTCGGTGGCTTTTACTAACTAATCTCAATCCCCGGCCCTTATATTCCAAATCAACCTCGTTACACAAATCAGCTAATAAACTCAACTATATGATTCAATATTGTAGGTTTTTAAGCCAGAGACATTTTATATTAAGGGTAACTGGTAACTATATGAATTCTTTCTTGAGTCGTTACTAGTTAATCTGATGCAGGATGAATTCATATAGGTGTCTATCCAACTTTGTTAAGTAACAAAATGGGGAATGGATTAGCCATCCACCATATTTAGGGGAGTGTTAGATTGCACGCgtaggtaaatataaaaatatctcATTAGATTGTATGTGTCTAATATATATATCGTATATTGCCTTGTATTGTTTGAGTATGAATGTACACACAGTTTCCTATCTATCCTTGATAAATGACAGAAACATAAGAAGGGGTTCAATCTGGCTGCAAGTGTGAAACGGGTCAACAGCCGCTTCACATATGTTAGGTTCGTGTTATGCACACTTGGGTTAAGGTGGTGATTATGTGATTATGTCTTGCGGTTGTCAGGTTAATTGAACATATTCTAAGATAGAGTCTGCATAGACTATAATGCGATAATTCCATAGGTATATACATTAATTCAATGGTGACTTATGTTTGGCTGTTGCAATTAAACTGGTTAAATATGCCAAACCAATTAATTCAATGGTGACTTATGGTGACTTAATTCAAAGCTTGATTCTAGTATGTCAAACCAAAAATACTTACCTGATAATTACCTCTCAGTTAGGCGACAGTGGTAATACAAAAACTAGAAACAGAACAGTAAATCTCAAGATTTTAAAGCATTTATCTCTGATCGTTGTGATCTGTTTATTCCATGGCCAGGAAGGAAACAGAGATAGCTTATTGTATTAACACAAGATTTGTAATAACACAAGATTTTGTTTTTAGAGTCTTGACTGAGAATGTAAAATAAACAGCAATTCTACAATGGAATAATAGACGGAATTTCTTAGTTTTGAAACTGTTGGTACCTAGTTACATACATATGTACATTGTATGGCGGCGTATCTTTGACCATTTAATGATTTTTTCATTACAAGTCCAACAGTTATCACTTATCAAGCGAAACAAATTAAGAAATATGACGTTTAGTATGGCGTTACTTCATTTTCtcttttgttttagattttcCTAAACAATTGTTTTTTGGGTATTCACACAATAAAGAAAAGTCAATAtaagaaattcaaaaattattattcGTCAATACATTTTAAAGCTAATCTTTTCGTTGGTTCCTGATTTGAGATTCGAGAAAGGAGGGTCAAACGcttaattagaaaataaaattaaaaattatagatAAGCAACGATATATATCATGGAGTTGGgtattataaaataagtataaaagtaaaacaactaagacaagatcttgaacgatcatggttaaattgatacaCGAATATTGACAAAgtaattgatgcacgatgatttttatgatgcacggtaaCCTTCAATGAAAAAAggcctattgttttatttatttcaatttaatatttgttttaattatggTGTGGGTGTATTAAATATCCACAGATTGTGCAAAGaatttagaaattttttattttttttatttcttttatgaaaatcactattattatatttaaattacttAATAATAACAGATAGGCAGACAACAAGTTTCGCAGCacctttttcttaaatttaaatttataaatgtaacttctacattttttattttttatattctttttttttttttttttaatttttattattatatattaattttttttttgttgtaaagATGATATGACAGATACATCATTTTCTGGTTTGTTTTAGAGTTTCCTAGCTAGACAACGTAAGAGTAACATTTGCGGATAGAAAGAACAATATACAAAACACCCCTTTGAGCTAtagtcaaataaataaaaagattagcATCTTCCTAgaggtgcaaaaaataatgattgAGTAAACTTAGTAAGATAGGACAGGTGCAAAACTAATGTGTTGATAAGAGAAGTTGAGCTAATCATGACAAATTTCATATCATTCTAACCAAAACTCATCTACTTATTGCCATTTCTCCCATCATATATTTCCCCATTTAAATGCAAATCGACACAAATGCATTCTCATTCCAACTACATAATATCAATGGCTCATTCTCGCCTCATGACTTGCTTCCTTTTAATACTAGTCTCAGTCACTTTGTCATCTTTAAATGGAGGGAAGATTGTTGCTGAGGCACGTAATCTTTTGGAGTTTCCTGAGCTTCCAAAACCcgaaattccagaaattccaaAGGTCACATTTCCTGAAATTCCAAAGCCCATATTTCCTGAAATCCCGATACCTAAATTCCCCGAGCTTCCAAAGCCAGAGCTACCGCCTCTGCCAAAACTAGAAGTACCAGAGATCCATGATCTGCCTAAGCCCGCACTCCCAACCATTCCTGAGTTGCCCAAGGACTTTCCTATCCCATCCATACCCCATCCTTAgagatttatttttatcaagGCTTGCAATTCGTTTGCATCTAGCCTTGTTACTATTGCTACCATGATCTTCATCATTTCAGAGTGTTTGATTGATGATATCTTATTGTTTTTACGTTCTCCATTGTTCTGTTTTTTGTTGATTCACTAATGTATTTCACACTTATTAATATATGTTacatattaaatgaaaaatgtatCTAATGCCATGTACGTGTTAATTAAAGTTGAAAGTATTATATGGTGAATGATAATCGAAATCCAACCATGACCCTTAAAGGCATTGCAACATGAACCATTCCTGGTTGATTTTAGTCAAGTTCTCATTACCAATATGTTCTAGCTTTGAAGAGACTGGTGAATGATAATCGAAATCCAACCATGACCCTTAAAGGCGGTATTACGGAAAGAGTAATTGAAGATGTGAGACTACATTAGAAATGTTACATTCAAGTTGAACATGCCCCATTAAATTACGATACTAATATAAAGTAAACATCCAAGTGATACAAAAAGACTTACACAAAAAAGATACATAAAGCAAACTTGAGAACCCTATAAATTTTATGCAATAATACGTTCTCAACCACAAATCTAAAGACAAATTGATCCTATATTACGATACTAATATAAGAAGATTAATACAACACACCATGATGACCAGAATTCACCGTTCTTGATGGCAAATCCACCTGTTTTGGACTGCTCCTCCGGCAATCAAAAGTCCATTTCTCGTATGTACAATCTACGAAATTATAAGAACTCCCATGGGTACGTAAGCAAGTTCAACGTTGTgtaagttatttattttattgattccTGGAAAGTTGGATGAAATTCAACATCATCATAAAAacttcaacatttttttataagttacaGACCATCTAAAACTTTACACTCACCAAAAGCAACAAAAATCGGTATTTTGACTATTGAAGTGGTAGCCAAAATTCGAATCTACCTCATCCAAGTTCCTATATCgatacaattttattttatttttttgagttAATCCATCATTTTTTTCCACGTGCAACATCCTGTATAAAGTTCGATGTGCTGGTTCATTTATTCCCCAAATCTAAAGTAGCATACGTTATCTACGATCAgaaatttaattagtttgtttGATCTCAATTGTCATATGTTAGTGTATGATTGAAAATATGAAACTTTTACAGGAAATGGAAAAGAACAGAGCAAAGGAACACCcacatttttttcatttgttcttcattcatatggaaaaatgaaaaaccaacttttcAATACATAAAACTACTAAACGTAAAAGTTGCAtctataaaaatagaaaactaCTTACCCCActaaacaaaactaaataaaacttaCATAAAAACTAACTGCCATACGAGAAACTAGTAAACTTTATTATTGACTTAGTCTTGGATGCTCCATAAGATAAACTTGACCCGGTTCAGAATTATCCACAACACTCACCCCTTAATTCTGAACCTTCTTCTGAATTTCTTTCACACCCATTAATTCTCTCATCTCCAAGAACTTTATCCTTGGCAATGCCTTAGTGAGACTATCTGCCCTTTGTAGCTCACCACTAATGTGCTTGACCTCAATCTTTCCATCCTCCACACATTCACGAATAAAGTTAAACTTCGTGTCAATGTGTTTGCTACGACCGTGAAAGACGGGATTCTTCATAAGAGCAATAGCGGACTCATTATCAACAAATAATCGAACTGGTTTGGCTACTTCACCTGTGAGGTCGACCAACAAACTTCTTAACCACAAAGCTTGACAAGCTGAGGAAGTGGCTGACATAAATTCAGCTTCACAAGAAGAGAGTGCCACCGTTTTTTGTTTATGAGAGGACCATGTAATAGGATTGCCCGAAAAATAAAACACAGTGCCTGTTGTTCCCCTTCTATCATTTACATCAGTCCCGTGACTGCTATCACTAAAGCCAACTAATTTCCCATCTCCTCCCTTCTTGTAAATCAACCCAAAATTTAGTGTACCTTTCACATACCTTAAAATCTGCTTTACTGCAGTCAGGTGTGATTCCTTGGGGTTTTGCATAAACCTGCTGACTACTCCAACACTATAAGCAAGGTCGGGTTTCGTATGTAGTAAGTAGCGTAGGCTGCCTACCAGACTTCGATATTGTGTCTCGTCAACCGGTTTTCCATTTTCATCTTTAGTTAGTTGTAACTTGGGTTCCATTGGCCACTTAGCTGGGTTGCAATTCTTCACACCTGATGCCTCCAAAATACGAGTTGCATACCCGGTTTGAGTTATTGTGGTGTGATCTTGTGACTGATTCACTTCAATGCCCAGGTAGTAGTTCAAATTTCCCAGGTCACTCATTGCAAACTCGTTCATCATTTGACATTTAAACTCATTCACTTGTGTTTCAGTGGACCCCGTAACCGACAGATCATCAACATAAACGCCCACCAAAAGCAAACCTTGAGTAGATGTTTTCTTGTACACTGCTTGCTCTTGGGGACACCTTTCAAAACCTAAATCTTTCAATGCTTTGTCTAACCGAGCATACCAGGCCCTCGGGGCTTGTTTTAAGCCATAAAGAGCTCGGTTGAGCTTGTACACCATGTGTTCTTTGCCTTTGATCACAAACCCATCAGGCTGATACACATACACCCGTTCTTTTAGTTCACCATTTAAGAACGCTGTCTTCACGTCAAGATGAGACACTTTCCAACTGTTCATAGTTGCTAGAGCCAGTATGAAGCGTACTGATTCTAGTCGTGCAACAGGGGCAAACACTTCATCGTAATCAACTCCCTTTTTCTGAACATATCCCTTAGCTACAAGGCGTGCTTTATACCTTGTTGGGTTACCTGCTGCATCTTTCTTAACTTTAAAGACCCATTTTAGCCCTATGGGTTAACACCCAGTTGGAAGTTCAGTCAGCTCCCAAATATGGTTTCTTTTGATTGCTTCAA
This genomic window contains:
- the LOC122602294 gene encoding protein PELPK1-like, which gives rise to MGRFLLTSFFLILVSVTLASFIGGMNVAQARKLLETPDELPKPTIPELPKPTFPEIPKPTLPEIPKPTLPEIPKPLIPEVPKPTVPEIPKPAVPEIPKPTIPEIPKPTLPELPKPTVPEIPKSTLPEVPKPTVPEIPKPTLPEIPKPTVPEVPKPTVPEATKPVLPEVPKPIVPEGPKPTLPELPKPTLPELPKPELPTLPKPTVPTIPELPKEFPLLPHP
- the LOC122602295 gene encoding protein PELPK2-like, with the protein product MAHSRLMTCFLLILVSVTLSSLNGGKIVAEARNLLEFPELPKPEIPEIPKVTFPEIPKPIFPEIPIPKFPELPKPELPPLPKLEVPEIHDLPKPALPTIPELPKDFPIPSIPHP